The Microterricola viridarii genome segment CATACAGCCTCGGCTGGGGCGTGCAGGCGGTCGTCGTGCTGAGCGGCTTCTTCAACCCGGCCATGTTCTTCATCGGCGCACTGTTCGCCGGCATGTGGGCGTACTGCATGATCACCGGGGCGCGCCTGGACCGCCAGAAGGCCGCCTACCAGCAGTAAGCGCCCCCACGCTTCCGTCACCCGTCATTTCACGGCCACACTCTTGAAGGAGAATAGAGACATGAGCACTGCAATCGAAGAGACACTGGTCCTGGTCAAGCCCGACGGCGTCGCCCGCAATCTGACCGGCGAGATCCTGCGCCGCATCGAGGCGAAGGGCTATTCCCTCGTCGACATCCGCCTGGTCCAGGCCGAGCGTTCACTGCTCGCCGAGCACTACGCCGAGCACGAGGGCAAGCCGTTCTACGAGCCGCTGGTCGAGTTCATGGAGTCCGGCCCCATCGTCGCCATCCGCGTCGCAGGCAACCGCGTCATCGAGGGATTCCGTGTGCTGGCCGGCACCACCGACCCCACCACGGCTGCACCCGGAACCATCCGTGGCGACTTCGGCCGCGACTGGGGCCAGCGCGTGCAGCAGAACCTCGTGCACGGCTCCGACTCGCCCGAGTCCGCCGAGCGCGAGCTGAAGCTCTGGTTCAGCTAACAGTCATCTCGACGAATGCCGCCCCGCTGCTAGCGGGGCGGCATTTCTGTTTCGGCCTAGAAGAATTGGCCGAGCACGTCCAGCCGCAGCTGGGCGATGACCGCGACGATCAGGTAGCACAGAAGGGTGATCAGCGGGATCCAGCCGTAGGCGCTGTCGGCGAGGCGGCGCACGGCCGCGCCGGCCGGAATCCGCCCGCTGCGCAGGTTCTCCAGGGTGACAATCCAGAACAGTGGGATGGTGACGGCCCAGGTGACCATGCACCACGGGCACAGGGTCGCCAGCGCGAAGATGCTCGTGCCGATCAGCCAGATGACGAAGCAGAGGGCGAGCGCGACGCCGGCGTTGAAGCCCAACCAGAACCACCGCGGGAACCGCACGCCGCCGATCAGCGCCACCCCGATCGTGATCACCACTGGCCACGCCATCAGCCCGATCACCGGGTTCGGGAACCCGAAGATCGAGCCTTGGGCGGAGTTCAGATTCGCGCCGCACTGCACCAACAGGCTGAAATCGCAGCTCGGCACAGACCCGGGCACCTCGAGCAGATGGATCTTCTCCAGCGTCAGCGCGAACGCCGCAAGCAAGCCGATCGCGCCCAGAATGACGGTCAGTACGCCGGTCAGGGTCAACGAACGCGAAGATGCAGTTTCAGGCATAGAACGGATTATCCCACGCGTTGCGCGCGTGAAATGGCGATTGCGTGCGATAATTGACGCAGTCATCCGGGCGCTGCCCGGACAGGCGACAAGAAGGCTTAACGGGTGCCCAGCACCCACAGATGTATTCGTACAGAAGCTATTGCACAGAGTTTTTTTGCACAGAAGTAACGCACAGAGGATTCGGTCCGCGCACCGAGAGAAGTAGCAATCAGAGCCACGAGCCGGTTGCACACAACTAGATTTGCGGGGGTTCGCTCAACGGAACCCCGCTCGAGAGAGTACCCGGAGCGGGTGGCGCGGTAGCCCGCACCGGTCAAGGAGTTACCCCAGTAATGGTGGACAAGACCAACAATGAGCCAGGCACCAACGACGCGACAGCGGATTCGATGAAGAACCCGATCAAGAAGCGCCCACGCATCTTCGGCGCGCGCAAGAAGCGCGTCGAGGACACCGTGGAGACGGCCGCAGAGCCGCAGACCACGAACGCGGTCGCTGCGGCGCCAAAAGAATCTGCGCCAAGCGAAGCTGCGCCTGTGGATGCCGCGCCGGGCGCTCCCGTCGAGGACGTGCCCGTCGCGCCAGAGGCGGCCCCGGCCGCCGCAGAAGAAGCCCCCGTCGAGGAGGCTCCTGCCGCGTCTGCACCCGTCATCCCAACCCAGCTCAGCACGACCTCGCTGATCTTCCACGCCCCCGTCATCACGCCGCTGCCGGCACGCCCCGGCGCCGAGCGCGAGTTCGGCCGTGATTTCCCCCGTGACTTCGACCACGACGCCGACGACGCCTCCACGGTGCGTCGCCGCGCCCGCCGCCGTTCAGGCGAAGAGAGCCGTTCCGGCTCTGACGACCCGGCGAACACCGTCGTGAAGGTGCGCACCCCGCGCGAGCCGGAGCTCATCACCGAGCCGCAGCGGATCAAGGGCTCCACCCGCCTCGAGGCCAAGAAGCAGCGCCGCCGCGACGGCCGCGACGCCGGCCGCCGCCGCACCGTCATCACCGAGGCCGAGTTCCTCGCCCGCCGTGAGTCGGTTGACCGCAGCATGGTCGTGCGCGCCAAGAACAACAAGATCCAGATCGGTGTCCTCGAAGACAGCGTGCTGGTCGAGCACTACGTCGCCAAGAACCAGGAGGCGAGCCTGATCGGCAACGTCTACCTCGGTCGCGTGCAGAACGTGCTCCCCAGCATGGAGGCCGCCTTCATCGACATCGGCCGCGGCCGCAACGCCGTGCTCTACTCCGGCGAGGTCGACTGGGATGCCGCCGCGGCGGAGAACCCCGGTGGAAACCAGCCGCGCCGTATTGAGCTGGCGCTGAAGCCCGGCGACAAGGTGCTCGTCCAGGTCACCAAAGACCCGGTCGGCCACAAGGGCGCCCGCCTCACCAGCCAGGTCTCGCTGCCCGGCCGCTACCTCGTCTACGTGCCGAACGGTTCCATGAACGGCATCAGCCGCAAGCTGCCGGACACCGAGCGCGCCCGCCTGAAGAAGATCCTCAAGGAGGTCCTGCCCGACAACGTCGGCGTTATCGTGCGCACGGCGGCAGAGGGCGCGACCGAAGAGCAGCTCACCCTCGACGTGCAGCGTCTGATCAGCCAGTGGGCCAGCATCAGCTCGCAGCTGCAGACCGTGCAGGCTCCCGCCCTGCTGCACTCCGAGCCCGACCTGCTCATCAAGATCGTGCGTGACGTCTTCAACGAGGACTTCCAGAAGATGATCATCTCCGGCGATGACGCCCAGGAAGTCATCGAGAGCTACCTGCGCGGTGTCGCCCCCGACCTGCTCGAGCGCGTCGAGCGCTACGAGGGCGAGAAGGATGCCTTCGACGAGTTCCGCATCTCGGAGCAGATCGAGAAGGCGCTGGACCGCAAGGTCTGGCTGCCCTCCGGTGGATCCCTCGTGATCGACCGCACTGAGGCCATGACCGTCGTCGACGTCAACACCGGCAAGTTCGTCGGCTCCGGCGGCAACCTCGAAGAGACCGTCACCAAGAACAACCTCGAGGCTGCGGAAGAGATCGTCCGCCAGCTGCGCCTGCGTGACATCGGCGGCATCATCGTCGTCGACTTCATCGACATGGTCCTCGAGTCCAATCGCGACCTGGTCTCGCGCCGCCTGATCGAGTGCCTGAGCCGTGACCGCACCAAGCACCAGGTGGCTGAGGTTACCTCGCTCGGCCTCGTGCAGATGACGCGCAAGAAGCTCGGCCTCGGCCTGCTGGAGTCGTTCAGCGAGAACTGCGAGGCCTGCGCCGGCCGCGGAATCATCGTGCACCACGACCCCGTGGTCAAGCACCGCCAGACGCCGCAGCAGGCCCCGCAGCAGGAGCGTCGTCGTTCCAAGGGTGCCCCGGTTCAGCAGCAGCAGGCGCCCGTCGCCGCCGAGAAGGTGTCCGGAACGCACGGCATCACCGAGGACGCCAAGAACGCCCTCGCCCAGATCGCCGCGAGCACCCTGGCCCACCCCGCCGAGGCTGCGAAGGCCGACGAGCAGGTCCAGCAGGGCATTCAGCAGAACGGCGCAGGCGAGCCGCGCAGCTCGCGTTCACGCAACAGGAAGAGCCGCAGCGGCCGTGGCCAGCAGGCAGCGGACCGCCCCGCAGAGGCGGCAGCCTCCGTCGAGGCCCCTGCGCAGCCCGCTGTGCAGCCCGCTACGCAGCCCGCGAAGGACGCTGCTGTCGCGCCGCAGGCGGAGACTCCGGTCGCCGTGAAGCCCGAGCCGATCGCCATCCTCGACATCCCCGTCGCCGCCGCACCGCGCCAGTCGCGCACCGTGAGCAGCAAGGCGGCGGAGGAGCTCCTCGGCTCCGTGCTCGAGGCGCTGCCGGAGCCGAAGCAGCCCGGGCAGGGCCGCAGCCGCAGCCGGCGCGTCTCCACCGCAGCATTGTCGACCACGCCGGTCGTTCCGATCATCACCGGAACCGGAGCCGGCGCATCGGACGAGTAGTCCGTAGCTGAGCAACACCCGAGAGCGTCGCGGCCTTAAAGGCCGCGGCGCTCTCGTGCACTCACCCGCAGGCCGCTCGCCTTCAGCCGGGTGACGAGCTCCCGCCCGCTGACCGGCGAGGCGCCGGCATCCACCAGCGTCTGCCAGCGCTCCAGCGGCACGTCATAGTGGTCCAGATCGAAGCTGCGCCGGGGGAGACCCTGTTCCGCGGCGAAGGCGTGCAACTCGGCCAGGCTGGAGTCACTGACGAGGTGCGCCCACACCGTGCCGTGGGCGGGCCACATGGCGGTGTCGATGAGCACGGTCATGAGTACAGAGTCTAGGCATCATCGCCTTCTTGGGCGTTTTGCGCGCGTCGTGGTACTGGTAACCCATCTCGTCCCGCTAAACTAGTCCACGCACCGTGAGCCGACTTGCTTCACTGAGTCGGCTGTGGATCGTGCCGGACGAGCCCGTTTGACCGCATCGATCCGATCAGCTAAACTTGATCGTTGGTGTGTGTCGGAATCATCCGCACGTTTGCCAAGGTTTTCTGATTGAGACCGGCCGTCTGGCCGTGTCAATCCAGTGACTTCCGAGTATTAGGAATTGGGGCTAGGTAGCCCCCAGAGTGAGGTACGTAAAGTGGTTTACGCAGTTGTGCGCGCCGGTGGCCGGCAGGAAAAGGTCGAGGTCGGCACCATCGTGACGATGGACCGGATCAAGGCCGTTAAGGGCGGCACCGTCGAGCTGGCCGCTGTGCTGCTTGTTGACGGAGACAAGATCACCTCGGACGCCAAGTCCCTCGAGAAGGTCACTGTCACCGCCGAGGTTCTTGAGGACCTCCGCGGCCCGAAGATCGTCATCCAGCACTACAAGAACAAGACCGGTTACAAGAAGCGTCAGGGGCACCGTCAGGAGCTCACGCGCGTCAAGGTCACCGGCATCAAGTAACGGCCTGAGGAGAGAAGCTAATGGCACACAAAAAGGGAGCTAGCTCCACTCGTAACGGTCGCGACTCCAACGCTCAGCGCCTCGGCGTGAAGCGCTTCGGTGGTCAGGTTGTCAGCGCGGGCGAGATCATCGTCCGTCAGCGTGGCACCCACTTCCACCCCGGCGTCAACGTCGGTCGCGGTGGCGACGACACGCTGTTCGCCCTCGAGGCCGGCGCTGTCCAGTTCGGCAACAAGGGTGGCCGCAAGGTCGTCAACATTCTGGTGGCTGCCGAATAGGCATCCACATGTAATTCACGTCAGGGCGAGCTTCGGCTCGCCCTGACGTATTTTTCGGCCGCGTCGGATGACGGCGCGCCACAAGTATCACCAAGGAGACCAGCCATGGCCACATTCGTTGACCACGTCACGCTGCACCTGCGTGCCGGTCACGGCGGCAACGGCTGTGTGTCCGTTCGCCGTGAGAAGTTCAAGCCGCTCGCCGGCCCCGACGGCGGTAACGGCGGACACGGTGGCGACATCGTGCTCGTCGCAGACCCCCAGGTCACGACGCTGCTGAACTACCACCGCGGCCCGCACCGCAGCTCCGACAACGGTGGCCCCGGAATGGGCGACCACCGTGCCGGCGCCAACGGCGAAGAGCTCGAACTGCCCGTGCCCGTCGGCACCGTCGTCAAGGACACGGAGGGCAACGAGCTCATCGACATGAGCGAGCCCGGCATCCGCTACGTCGTCGCCCCCGGTGGCCTCGGCGGCCTGGGCAACGCCTCGCTGGCCACGACCAAGCGCAAGGCCCCCGGCTTCGCGCTGCTCGGCACCCCCGGTATTGAGCGCGACGTCTACCTCGAGCTGAAGACCGTCGCCGATGTCGCCCTCGTCGGCTACCCCTCTGCCGGCAAGTCCAGCCTGATCGCGGCGCTCTCCGCCGCGCGGCCCAAGATCGCCGACTACCCCTTCACGACTTTGCACCCCAACCTCGGCGTCGTCGAGGCCGGCGGCAACCGCTACACCATCGCCGACGTCCCCGGCCTGATCGAGGGCGCCAGTGAAGGCAAGGGCCTCGGCCTGGAGTTCCTGCGCCACGTCGAGCGCTGCACCGCTCTGCTGCACGTCATCGACACCGCGACGCTCGACCCGGGCCGCGACCCGCTCAGCGACCTCGACGTCATCCTCGGCGAGCTCGCCGCCTACCCGGTTCCGGAAGGCCAGAAGCCGCTGCTGGAGCGCCCGCAGCTCATCGCGCTGAACAAGATTGACGTGCCGGAGGGCCGTGAGCTCGCCGAGTTCGTGCGCCCCGAGCTCGAGGAGCGCGGCTACCGCGTCTTCGAGATCTCCTCCGCCACCCACGAGGGACTGCGCCAGCTCAGCTACGCGCTGGCCGAGCTCGTCGAGCAGGGCCGTGTCGAGGCTGCATCCCAGCCGGTCAAGGAGCGCATTGTCATCCGGCCCAAGGCCGTCGACGAGGGCGGCTTCGTCGTCAAGGTCGAGGGTGGCAGCTTCGGAAACGTCTACCGCGTCATCGGTGCCAAGCCGGAGCGCTGGGTCGCCCAGACCGACTTCGCCAACGATGAGGCCGTCGGCTTCCTCGCCGATCGCCTGGCCAAGCTCGGCGTCGAGAACGCGCTGTTCAAGGCCGGCGCCATTGCCGGCTCGACTGTCGTCATCGGCCCGGGCACGTCCATCGTCTTCGACTGGGAGCCGACCCTCACCTCTACCGCCGAGCTGATCACCGCCCCGCGCGGAACGGACGCCCGTCTGGATGGCGGCGGCCGTGCCACTCGCAACGAGCGCCGCGAGGACTACCTGGCCCGTATGGATGCCAAGGCAGCTGCCCGTGCCGAGCTCCTCACCGAGCGTGCGGCCGGCATCTGGCAGGAGGACGGCGGCGTCGACATGACCCGTGCAGAGCGTGACGCGCTGGCTGAGGCCGGCGCACAGGTTGAGACCGAGGAAAAGGGCGAATAGCTGGTGAGTGCGCGTGATCGGACCGGTATTGCCGCGGCCAAGCGGATCGTCGTCAAGGTGGGCTCCTCGTCCATCAGTGGTGACAATGCCGGCCAGATTGCGCCACTCGTCGACGCCCTGGCTGCGGCCCACGGCCGCGGCGCCGAGATCGTGCTCGTCTCCTCTGGAGCCATCGCGACCGGGCTGCCGTACCTGCGCCTCACCGAGCGGCCGACCGACCTTGCCACTCAGCAGGCCGCGGCATCCGTCGGGCAGAACCTGCTGATCTTCCGCTACCAGGACAGCCTCGACCGCTACGGCATCGTCGCCGGCCAGGTGCTTCTGACGGCCGGCGACCTCGAGAACGCCACCCCGCGCAGCAACGCACAACGGGCCATGGAGCGCCTGCTCGACCTGCGCATCCTGCCCATCGTGAACGAGAACGACACGGTCGCCACCCACGAGATCCGCTTCGGCGACAACGACCGGCTGGCCTCGCTCGTGGCCAGCCTGATCAGCGCAGACCTGCTGATCCTGCTCAGCGACGTCGACGCGCTCTACACACGCCCGCCGCACGAGCCCGGTGCCGAGCGCATCGCGTTCGTTCCGTTCGGCGACGAGTTGGCCGGCGTCGAGCTGAGCTCGATCGGCCGTGCGGGGGTCGGCACCGGCGGGGCCGTGACCAAGGCGTCCGCCGCCCGGCATGCCGCCGCTTCCGGCACCGCTGTGCTCGTGACCGCGACGGGCCTCGTCGACGACGCGTTCCGTGGTGCAGACATCGGCACCTGGTTCGAGCCGAAACCTCGTCACACGCCCACCGTGCTGTCCTAAGCTAGGGCTCATGTCTGAGCCGACCAACTCCCTGCCGCTGAGCACCGATTCACCCGATCTCGCACCCTTCTTCGCGAAGTTGGATGCCGCCCGAGCCGCCTCGCTCGAACTCGGCTCGGCGACCACGCAGCAGAAGAACGAGGCTCTCGTCGAGGTCGCGCACACCCTGCGCGCGCACGTGCCGGAGATCATTGAGGCGAACCAGCGCGACATCGACGCCGGTCGCGCCTCCGGTCTGACCGACGCCCTGCTCGACCGGCTCGCGCTCACGGCCCCCCGCATCGAGGCGCTGGCCGTCGCCGTGCTCGAGATCGTCGGTCTGCCCGACCCCGTCGGCGACGTCGTGCGCGGCAGCACCCTGCCGAACGGTGTGCAGATCGCGCAGCTGCGCGTGCCGTTCGGCGTCGTCGGAGCCATCTATGAGGCCCGCCCGAACGTCACCGTCGACATCGCGGCTCTCGCCCTGAAGAGCGGCAACGCCGCCGTGCTGCGCGGTGGAAGTGCCGCCTTGAACTCCAACCAGATCCTGGTCTCCCTGATCCAGCAGGCGATCGCCCAGCACGGCATCCCCGCCGCCTCCGTGCAGTCCATCGACGAGTTTGGCCGGGCCGGCGCGAGAGCCCTGATGCAGGCCCGTGGTCAGGTCGACGTGCTCATCCCGCGCGGCAGCGCCGCTCTGATCAACACGGTCGTCACCGAGTCCAAGGTGCCCGTCATCGAGACCGGCGCCGGCGTCGTGCACATTGTGCTCGACGAGACCGCGCCCGTGCAGTGGTCCGTCGACATCGTGCACAACGCCAAGACCCAGCGACCCAGCGTCTGCAACACCGTCGAGACGCTGCTCGTGCTGGCCGCCGCGGCCGACCGTGTTCTGCCGGCCGTCGGCGCCAAACTGACCAAGTCCGGCGTCACCATCCACGCCGACGAACGCGCCATCGCCCTGCTGCCGGACGCCGTGCCGGCGACGGAGGAGGACTGGTCGACCGAGTACCTCAGCCTCGACCTGTCGGTGCGCATCGTGGACACCCTCGACGAGGCGATCGACCACATCCGCCGCTACTCTACGAAGCACACCGAGTCGATCATCACCAACGATCTGGGCAACGCCGAGTACTTCCTCAACCGGGTCGACTCGGCCACCGTGATGGTGAACACCTCCACCAGGTTCAGCGATGGGGGAGAGTTCGGGTTCGGTGCGGAGGTCGGCATCTCGACGCAGAAACTGCACGCTCGTGGTCCGATGGGGCTGCAGGAACTCACCAGCACCAAGTGGATTGTGCGCGGCAACGGACAGTCGCGCGCCTGACGCCC includes the following:
- the ndk gene encoding nucleoside-diphosphate kinase, with translation MSTAIEETLVLVKPDGVARNLTGEILRRIEAKGYSLVDIRLVQAERSLLAEHYAEHEGKPFYEPLVEFMESGPIVAIRVAGNRVIEGFRVLAGTTDPTTAAPGTIRGDFGRDWGQRVQQNLVHGSDSPESAERELKLWFS
- a CDS encoding vitamin K epoxide reductase family protein, whose protein sequence is MPETASSRSLTLTGVLTVILGAIGLLAAFALTLEKIHLLEVPGSVPSCDFSLLVQCGANLNSAQGSIFGFPNPVIGLMAWPVVITIGVALIGGVRFPRWFWLGFNAGVALALCFVIWLIGTSIFALATLCPWCMVTWAVTIPLFWIVTLENLRSGRIPAGAAVRRLADSAYGWIPLITLLCYLIVAVIAQLRLDVLGQFF
- a CDS encoding Rne/Rng family ribonuclease; translated protein: MKNPIKKRPRIFGARKKRVEDTVETAAEPQTTNAVAAAPKESAPSEAAPVDAAPGAPVEDVPVAPEAAPAAAEEAPVEEAPAASAPVIPTQLSTTSLIFHAPVITPLPARPGAEREFGRDFPRDFDHDADDASTVRRRARRRSGEESRSGSDDPANTVVKVRTPREPELITEPQRIKGSTRLEAKKQRRRDGRDAGRRRTVITEAEFLARRESVDRSMVVRAKNNKIQIGVLEDSVLVEHYVAKNQEASLIGNVYLGRVQNVLPSMEAAFIDIGRGRNAVLYSGEVDWDAAAAENPGGNQPRRIELALKPGDKVLVQVTKDPVGHKGARLTSQVSLPGRYLVYVPNGSMNGISRKLPDTERARLKKILKEVLPDNVGVIVRTAAEGATEEQLTLDVQRLISQWASISSQLQTVQAPALLHSEPDLLIKIVRDVFNEDFQKMIISGDDAQEVIESYLRGVAPDLLERVERYEGEKDAFDEFRISEQIEKALDRKVWLPSGGSLVIDRTEAMTVVDVNTGKFVGSGGNLEETVTKNNLEAAEEIVRQLRLRDIGGIIVVDFIDMVLESNRDLVSRRLIECLSRDRTKHQVAEVTSLGLVQMTRKKLGLGLLESFSENCEACAGRGIIVHHDPVVKHRQTPQQAPQQERRRSKGAPVQQQQAPVAAEKVSGTHGITEDAKNALAQIAASTLAHPAEAAKADEQVQQGIQQNGAGEPRSSRSRNRKSRSGRGQQAADRPAEAAASVEAPAQPAVQPATQPAKDAAVAPQAETPVAVKPEPIAILDIPVAAAPRQSRTVSSKAAEELLGSVLEALPEPKQPGQGRSRSRRVSTAALSTTPVVPIITGTGAGASDE
- a CDS encoding DUF4031 domain-containing protein, giving the protein MTVLIDTAMWPAHGTVWAHLVSDSSLAELHAFAAEQGLPRRSFDLDHYDVPLERWQTLVDAGASPVSGRELVTRLKASGLRVSARERRGL
- the rplU gene encoding 50S ribosomal protein L21, with product MVYAVVRAGGRQEKVEVGTIVTMDRIKAVKGGTVELAAVLLVDGDKITSDAKSLEKVTVTAEVLEDLRGPKIVIQHYKNKTGYKKRQGHRQELTRVKVTGIK
- the rpmA gene encoding 50S ribosomal protein L27 — protein: MAHKKGASSTRNGRDSNAQRLGVKRFGGQVVSAGEIIVRQRGTHFHPGVNVGRGGDDTLFALEAGAVQFGNKGGRKVVNILVAAE
- the obgE gene encoding GTPase ObgE — translated: MATFVDHVTLHLRAGHGGNGCVSVRREKFKPLAGPDGGNGGHGGDIVLVADPQVTTLLNYHRGPHRSSDNGGPGMGDHRAGANGEELELPVPVGTVVKDTEGNELIDMSEPGIRYVVAPGGLGGLGNASLATTKRKAPGFALLGTPGIERDVYLELKTVADVALVGYPSAGKSSLIAALSAARPKIADYPFTTLHPNLGVVEAGGNRYTIADVPGLIEGASEGKGLGLEFLRHVERCTALLHVIDTATLDPGRDPLSDLDVILGELAAYPVPEGQKPLLERPQLIALNKIDVPEGRELAEFVRPELEERGYRVFEISSATHEGLRQLSYALAELVEQGRVEAASQPVKERIVIRPKAVDEGGFVVKVEGGSFGNVYRVIGAKPERWVAQTDFANDEAVGFLADRLAKLGVENALFKAGAIAGSTVVIGPGTSIVFDWEPTLTSTAELITAPRGTDARLDGGGRATRNERREDYLARMDAKAAARAELLTERAAGIWQEDGGVDMTRAERDALAEAGAQVETEEKGE
- the proB gene encoding glutamate 5-kinase, which translates into the protein MSARDRTGIAAAKRIVVKVGSSSISGDNAGQIAPLVDALAAAHGRGAEIVLVSSGAIATGLPYLRLTERPTDLATQQAAASVGQNLLIFRYQDSLDRYGIVAGQVLLTAGDLENATPRSNAQRAMERLLDLRILPIVNENDTVATHEIRFGDNDRLASLVASLISADLLILLSDVDALYTRPPHEPGAERIAFVPFGDELAGVELSSIGRAGVGTGGAVTKASAARHAAASGTAVLVTATGLVDDAFRGADIGTWFEPKPRHTPTVLS
- a CDS encoding glutamate-5-semialdehyde dehydrogenase, which produces MSEPTNSLPLSTDSPDLAPFFAKLDAARAASLELGSATTQQKNEALVEVAHTLRAHVPEIIEANQRDIDAGRASGLTDALLDRLALTAPRIEALAVAVLEIVGLPDPVGDVVRGSTLPNGVQIAQLRVPFGVVGAIYEARPNVTVDIAALALKSGNAAVLRGGSAALNSNQILVSLIQQAIAQHGIPAASVQSIDEFGRAGARALMQARGQVDVLIPRGSAALINTVVTESKVPVIETGAGVVHIVLDETAPVQWSVDIVHNAKTQRPSVCNTVETLLVLAAAADRVLPAVGAKLTKSGVTIHADERAIALLPDAVPATEEDWSTEYLSLDLSVRIVDTLDEAIDHIRRYSTKHTESIITNDLGNAEYFLNRVDSATVMVNTSTRFSDGGEFGFGAEVGISTQKLHARGPMGLQELTSTKWIVRGNGQSRA